The proteins below come from a single Eptesicus fuscus isolate TK198812 chromosome 5, DD_ASM_mEF_20220401, whole genome shotgun sequence genomic window:
- the FAM161B gene encoding protein FAM161B, producing MTVGRRAGASGGARSLQIFPPRSSSDTEAEEELSGDGLVLPRAGKLDEFLSLEETDSTSPDSTGSFYETLQALKQKGRWCLSESLHQSDPDSDESLSEDDEDLASFFQNKGRGKPQVQYPPSPRCGYTRRCSSLSNLPSDIPKVQSQLPTGSRPPSQHRSLSSWASSITVPQPFRMTVREAQKKAQWLASPASFELERQQAQRQGQEEAECHRQFRAQPVPAHVYLPLYHEIMARNEARRQAGIQKRKELLLSSFKPFSFLEKEEQRKEAAQQRELAASATAKASKQTATRRIPRSILEPALGDKLQEAELFRKIRIQMRAMDMLKMASSPIISSSCRADPQLRTATRTWQEKLGFLQTDFGFQPRVNPAVPDYEGLYKAFQRRAAKRRDTREGTRNKPFLLRTASLCHTQRPCDAAATGGRKDSPQPPAAPRPRSRSLSGLASLSANTLPVHITDATRKRESAVRSSLEKKNKAHESTQWLEMHKKKCQAMSKSVTLRAKAMDPHKSLEEVFKAKLKENRNNDRKRAKEYKKELEEMKKRIQTRPYLFEQVTKDLARKEAEQRYQDTLKQAGLDEDFVRNKVQGTRAAQWKAQLEVHDCPSTHETTKLGIRNPQQDLEEPLEQPTSPKKEQEELSYESLDNLEPPA from the exons ATGACGGTGGGGAGGCGTGCGGGAGCCTCCGGCGGCGCTCGGAGCCTTCAG ATATTTCCCCCCAGATCCTCCTCAgacacagaggcagaagaggagcTGTCTGGGGATGGGCTGGTTTTGCCTAGGGCTGGCAAACTTGATGAGTTCCTCAGCCTAGAGGAGACAGATTCTACTTCTCCTGACTCAACTGGGAGCTTTTATGAGACCCTGCAGGCACTGAAGCAGAAAGGCAGGTGGTGCCTGTCGGAATCCCTTCATCAGTCTGACCCAGACAGTGATGAGAGCCTCTCTGAAGATGATGAGGACCTGGCGAGTTTCTTCCAGAACAAAGGCAGGGGGAAGCCGCAGGTCCAGTACCCACCATCTCCAAG GTGTGGCTACACAAGGCGCTGCAGCTCCCTGAGCAACCTACCCTCCGACATTCCCAAGGTTCAgtcccagctgcccacaggctCCAGGCCTCCTTCCCAGCACCGAAGTCTCAGCTCCTGGGCATCCTCCATCACTGTTCCTCAGCCGTTCCGTATGACAGTGCGTGAGGCCCAGAAAAAGGCCCAGTGGCTGGCCTCACCTGCCTCCTTTGAGCTCGAGAGGCAgcaggcccagaggcagggccaggaggaggccgAGTGCCACCGGCAGTTCCGAGCACAACCCGTTCCTGCGCATGTCTACCTGCCCCTCTACCACGAAATCATGGCGCGCAATGAGGCCCGAAGGCAGGCAGGGATCCAGAAGAGGAAAGAACTGCTCCTCTCGTCTTTCAAACCCTTCAGCTTCCTGGAGAAGGAGGAGCAACGGAAGGAAGCCGCTCAACAGAGGGAACTGGCCGCCAGTGCTACGGCCAAGGCCTCCAAGCAGACTGCCACTAGAAGGATCCCCAGGTCCATTCTGGAGCCGGCTCTCGGGGACAAACTCCAGG AAGCTGAGCTCTTCAGGAAAATTCGCATCCAAATGAGAGCCATGGACATGCTCAAGATGGCCTCCTCCCCCATCATCTCCTCCAGTTGCAGGGCTGACCCACAGCTCCGCACAGCCACCCGAACCTGGCAGGAAAAGCTTGGGTTTCTGCAGACTGACTTTGGATTCCAGCCTCGGGTGAATCCTGCTGTCCCTGACTATGAGGGCCTTTACAAGGCCTTCCAGAGAAGAGCTGCAAAGAGAAGGGACACCCGAGAGGGGACTCGCAACAAGCCCTTCTTGCTGAGAACCGCCAGCCTGTGTCACACTCAGCGGCCCTGTGATGCTGCCGCCACTGGAGGGAGGAAG GACTCTCCACAGCCACCGGCTGCTCCCCGGCCCAGGAGTCGTTCTCTGAGTGGCCTTGCTTCCCTCTCTGCCAACACCCTACCTGTGCACATCACAGATGCCACCAGGAAGAGGGAATCTGCAGTCAG AAGTTCacttgaaaaaaagaacaaagcacaTGAGAGTACTCAGTGGTTGGAGATGCATAAAAAGAAGTGTCAAGCAATGTCCAAATCTGTGACCTTGCGTGCAAAAGCCATGGATCCCCATAAAAGCCTGGAGGAGGTATTCAAAGCAAAGCTGAAAGAAAACCG GAACAATGACCGTAAAAGAGCAAAAGAGTATAAGAAAGAAttggaggaaatgaaaaagagaatacAAACGAGGCCATATCTCTTCGAACAAGTTACCAAG GACCTTGCCAGGAAAGAAGCAGAACAAAGGTACCAAGACACCCTGAAGCAGGCCGGGCTGGATGAAGACTTTGTGAGGAACAAGGTTCAGGGCACCAGGGCTGCACAGTGGAAGGCACAGTTAGAAGTGCATGACTGTCCCAG CACCCATGAAACTACAAAACTCGGCATCAGAAACCCACAGCAGGATTTAGAAGAACCTCTAGAGCAGCCTACAAGCCCcaagaaggagcaggaggagctgtcTTATGAATCGCTAGATAATCTCGAACCACCGGCCTAA